AACCTGAACGACCCCTGGGACCGGATCCGCAAGCGCGCGAAGCTGGAGGACGTGCGGCTCCACGACTGCCGCCACTCGTTCGCGTCCAGGGCGCTGGCGCTCGGCGAGGGGCTGACCATGATCGGGAAGCTCCTGGGTCACACGAAGGTGGAGACCACCGCGCGGTACGCGCATCTGGCGCGGGAGTCGGTGCGCGAGTCCGCCGTCCGCGTATCCGACAGCATCGCCGCCGACATCCTCAAGGGATACCCGGTCGGCGGCGGGGACCAAGCACAGACGCCCTCACGGAAGCCCTGGAGCGCTACGCGGACCAAGGCAGCCAGTTGACCAGCCTGGAACCCTCGAAGACGCTGGCGTCGCCATCTCCATCGACGGCGGGGGCCGTTGCATGGACAACATCTTCAGCGAGCGCGCCGCTCGCGCTCGCTTGTGTCCGAAGCCGTCTAACTGCAAGAATTCTCAGAAGGCTTCCAAGCCCAACGGTCATCGCCCGATGGATACCGTTTGACAATACCGAATGGCTTCACTCCGTCCTGGCCGACTCCACTCGCCCGAACCCTACGACAAGGGAATGCCGCTGGAGAGGCAGGCTGAGCCGCACACGTCGTCTGCCCCTCTGCAGGATTCTGGCGGTAATGACCGATCATCCGGAATACACCTTTACTCCGCCGCCATCTTGTCCTACAAACCAGGACCACCTCAGCTCACAGTCGAAGGACTGGACGCCTAGACGGCTTGGGATGAATCCGCCGGAATCTCAAATCGTACTACGGAGTGACGCGGCGTTGTCGATTCTGTCAGCGTGCGGGGTTCCCGTGGAACTGGTGAGCAAGGGCGAAAGGACGGCTTCCCGTGAAGCGTGGCGGCGGTTCTTGCATGGATCGGTTGATGCTGTGGCTAAGCTGGTGGCGCAAGAGCTTTCAGACAAGCTCGAAATGGACGTTTCCCTGGACCTGTCCGGGCTTCACGCCAGCGACATTCAAGGAAGGGCAAGAGCCTTTCAATCCCTGGTGGGCGCAGGTATGCCCGTAGGCGAGGCGGCGGCGGTTACGGGCTTGATTGGAGACGACTAAGGCCAAAGCGGGTTTGTAATCCTTTGCCCTTTGGTACACGCTTCCAGGACTATGGGCGCTCCTAACTGGCAGAATCGCACCCTTTGGACCGGAGACAACCTGGACATCATGCGGGGCATGAACTCCGAGTCTGTAGACCTGATTTACCTGGACCCGCCCTTCAACTCCAACAAGAACTATGCCGCGCCTATCGGCTCGGAAGCTGCCGGGGCGGCATTCAAGGATACGTGGACCCTGGACGATGTAGATGAAGCGTGGCACGGCGAGATAGCCGACCGGGACCCGACCCTGTACGCCATCATTGACGCTGCCGGGTATGCCCACGGGAAGGGGATGAAGTCCTACCTTATCATGATGGCCGTCCGGCTTATGGAAATGCGGCGACTGCTGAAATCCACGGGGGCGATCTACTTGCACTGTGACCCGACAGCTAGCCACTATCTCAAGACGCTCATGGACGCCGTGTTCGGGACTGGCTCGTTCCGAAACGAAATCGTGTGGCGACGCAATTCCTCGCATAACGATGCGACAGCGTTCGGACGTGTAGGAGACCGGCTGCTGTTTTATGGTACTCGGATACGCCGGAATTCTTGTCGTGTTCCCTTGGCTGATGCCAATGTGTCGTCCAAGTACCGGCACAAAGACCATAGGGGTCTTTATCGAACGGGCGATCTTACGGGACCGGGGGTCAGCGAAGGCGAGGCGGGCGAGGCATGGAGAGACTGGAATCCTACCGACATTGGGCGCTGTTGGAGTGTCCCGCGAACCGGGGATTATGCTGCTTGGATTGAGGAGAATATGATCCCCGGCTATCGAGCCGAACAAAGCCTTCTAGCACGTCTAGACATGCTCGATCAAGCAGGGTTGATCGCGTTTACTTCCAAAGGAACCCCTGAACTCAAACGGTATCTGGCTGCAAGTCCAGGCCAGGTCCCGTCAGATATTTGGACCGACATTCCGCCAGTAAATTCACAGGCTAAAGAGCGCGTAGGCTACCCTACCCAAAAGCCCATTGCCCTACTGGAGCGCATCATAAACGCCAGCTCCGACAAGGGACAGGTCATCTTGGACCCATTTTGTGGCTGTGCCACGGCCTGTGTCGCGGCTGAAAAGTTGGGACGCCAGTGGGTAGGGATTGATTTGTCCTCGAAGGCCGCTGACCTTGTGAAGCTCCGACTACGCAAGGAAATGGGTCTGTTCTATGACGTGCGCCACCGACTGGACCTCCCGCGCCGTCTGGACCAGGGCAAGGTGCCAAACTACAAGACGCACAAGCATACCCTTTTCGGCATCCAGGAAGGGCTATGCGCCGGGTGCCGCATGGCGTTCCCGTTCCGCAACATGACGATTGACCACGTGGTGCCACAGTCGAAGAGCGGGACGGACCACCTGACCAACCTGCAACTACTTTGTGGGGCCTGCAACTCGATGAAAGGAACACGGAGCCAGGAAGAGTTTATCGCCGTACTAGTGCGCGAGGGCCTACGGCAACAGGGGTCACGGACATGAAGGAAGCGGCAAGCTTTTTCACTGGATTGATAAGGGGATGACTAAAGGAAAGGGGCGTTTAACATGGAAAGGGATAAACTGGCGGATAGAGAGGCCGTGCTCATACAAATCGGGGAGACGGTATCAGGTGCAGCAATGGTGGAGACAGACTATTCTCCGCCACCCGAATTGATACCGGCGTTTGATGAACTGGTTGCAGAGCGCATATTTGTCATAAGGACAGAAAGCGGCAAAGTTGCTCTCACCAGGAACGGCCGGGACTCGTTCAAGCTGCTAAAGGCTGAGGACTAACGTTTGGGAATTATATAGCAGTTTACCCAAGGTTCATCGGCGTCTGCGCAGTATCCACACCAATACCATCACTGGCATACACACAGCCGCCAGCAAGGCCAGCAACATGAGCAACTCCCACACACCAATCGCAAACATTACTTCCGTTCCACCTTCGCCCCGCTTCCCGGTTTAAGGTAGCGCCACCCGGCTCCGGCCTTCGGCGGGCGCTTCATGATGGACTTGGCTACGGCTTCAGGTGGGGCGTCAATGCGAACGGTCTCCTGATACTTTGGGTTCTCCGGGCGTCCCCGCCGTCACAGAAGCCCCCCAGCGCTACGGTCGCCCCGAGATCTTCAACACCGACCACGGCAGCCACTTCACCAGCATCGAGTTCACCTCCGTGCTCAAAGACTCAGGTGTCGCCATCTCCAGGGATGGCAGGGGCCGGTGCATGGACAACATCTTCATCGAGCGCCTGTGACGCTCCCTCAAGTAGGAGGCCGTCTACCTCCACAAAGTCCCCGACGGCGTCCAGGACCTGGGCGGCATGATCCATTACACTGGAATACACCCTATTTCTGCAGCCAAATTGTCCCACAGAGTGGGACCAGATCAGATCAAAGGTCAAAGTCAGACACTGCCTTGAGCCCATACTCTCCAACAACAAAAGCGAACATCTCCAGTATCTCCACCTTCGACCTTCCACCGCCCGAAAGGCCGATCACCTCGTCAAACGAAATTTCTAGCATGTGATTGAGTCGTGGGTTTAAGAGAACACAGTCTTCCCACTCCCTATAATCCCGTTCAACGGACCCTGCATAACTTAGCAACCAATACATTAACACCTGTCGGAAGTCCGCTGAGCCAAAGTTGCCACTCGTACATTTGACTTCAACAAGCCGTTGGCCCAGCGCAAAATCACCTTCACTGGACGAAATCCATTGATATCCTACAATACGAGGAGAGTGGACCAAGTCGCCACCTGGATTCTCGACGCGAAGGTGGTCCAGCATCCGGGCCAAATTGCCCCCGACCCACTCCGCTACCGCCATATCCACTTCCCCTAGCGCGCGGGGAATTTGTGCGTCGAAATGCCGCTTCTGTCGGTCTGTCGCAATACTCAAACATTCGCCCCAGTCGGCCTCCGCCCGTCCCGTCACAATTTGCTGCCCCCTGGCGACAGCGAGTTCAAACAGCATGGAGGGCTTGACGGAACTAGCGCTGACCATGTCATACGGAATCGGTTCAACGCCTGCACACGAATGCGTTCTCCGGTTCAACTGTGCTACCAGTCCACCTGTTAGTTGTGGAAACATCGAGTCGCATATCCCCGGGATCTCCCGAGCCACTGTCCGCGGATCCGCAACAGGAGACCGGTTATAAGGCACTTTCCGCCCACTCCGTGTACAGTTCACCGAACGTCTGTTGCCGCCGACGTTCTATCCCCAATTGCCATGCCTGGGACAAGGACGTCCGAAGCTGGTCTTGAGTCTTCTTTCCTTCTTCCCCAAAATCTCCAGCGGCGAGCCATAACATCCTTTGTTCTTGCGCACCGAGTGTTTGCCATTGATTTCTGCGCCGAATGAAGTTGGGCCGATCACGCCAAGACCACCAGCATTCTATACACCCTCTCCGTACCGTCTCAGAAGATGTGTCGTTATAGACTGAAACCACATATTTGGCCCGTGTGGTTGTTCGCCCGAATCTAATGGTCCTCAGGTAATGTAAGCAATTTACCTCCGGCACGAGCAAGCTTCTTGAATGTTTGAGTATTTCGTCCAACAGCACATCGAGATCGGCAAATATCGTTTTGTATTCCGGCTCTCCTCGGATCGCGGCCACTCCCCTCATAATTCTCGACCAGGATCCCCGAAATGCGTTCAGGTTCTTCCGATCGAGCAAAGTGGCGCAGAGCTGAAGAGCAACCTCGGGCGTTTGAAATCTCAAACTTCTGCCGATTTGCGCCACCAAAAGGGAATCC
This DNA window, taken from Deltaproteobacteria bacterium, encodes the following:
- a CDS encoding tyrosine-type recombinase/integrase, encoding NLNDPWDRIRKRAKLEDVRLHDCRHSFASRALALGEGLTMIGKLLGHTKVETTARYAHLARESVRESAVRVSDSIAADILKGYPVGGGDQAQTPSRKPWSATRTKAAS
- a CDS encoding DNA methyltransferase → MRGMNSESVDLIYLDPPFNSNKNYAAPIGSEAAGAAFKDTWTLDDVDEAWHGEIADRDPTLYAIIDAAGYAHGKGMKSYLIMMAVRLMEMRRLLKSTGAIYLHCDPTASHYLKTLMDAVFGTGSFRNEIVWRRNSSHNDATAFGRVGDRLLFYGTRIRRNSCRVPLADANVSSKYRHKDHRGLYRTGDLTGPGVSEGEAGEAWRDWNPTDIGRCWSVPRTGDYAAWIEENMIPGYRAEQSLLARLDMLDQAGLIAFTSKGTPELKRYLAASPGQVPSDIWTDIPPVNSQAKERVGYPTQKPIALLERIINASSDKGQVILDPFCGCATACVAAEKLGRQWVGIDLSSKAADLVKLRLRKEMGLFYDVRHRLDLPRRLDQGKVPNYKTHKHTLFGIQEGLCAGCRMAFPFRNMTIDHVVPQSKSGTDHLTNLQLLCGACNSMKGTRSQEEFIAVLVREGLRQQGSRT